The Macrobrachium nipponense isolate FS-2020 chromosome 13, ASM1510439v2, whole genome shotgun sequence genome has a window encoding:
- the LOC135225251 gene encoding dnaJ protein homolog 1-like, whose product MDYYKILGISQDASMEDIKRAYRKMALRYHPDKNKSSDAEERFKAISQAYEILSDVKKRECYDQHVKGKMKDEEVPKEGNNKTRFTYTSTHTSDPKTRFTYTSTTSDPKTRFTYTTTTTTNSGPMDDIFHQFFGTHGNFNHFFNNSDDDDDDDDDDDDIHMMWRGIGRHRMGGFNCNHKHYHRGGRHHHHHHHQDPPIYRDLYVTLEEIAQGVIKKMKITRSVFSDDEKYTTKREEKILSINIMPGTKDGFEIKFERMGDESPGKVPADIIFVIREKPHPAFKRDGTNLIYSVKIPIRDAWCGTSVSVPTLEGQRVTLDVKNIIITPQTKKILSGYGLPFLDNPSRKDLLLLACLALRNTSCHNDAAAV is encoded by the coding sequence ATGGACTATTACAAGATCCTAGGTATCTCCCAAGATGCTTCAATGGAAGATATTAAAAGAGCTTACCGAAAAATGGCACTTAGATACCAtccagataaaaataaatcatcgGATGCAGAGGAAAGGTTTAAAGCCATCTCGCAAGCTTATGAAATATTGAGCGATGTGAAAAAGCGGGAGTGTTACGATCAACATGTGAAAGGTAAAATGAAGGATGAGGAGGTACCTAAGGAGGGTAATAATAAAACTCGCTTCACATATACCTCTACCCATACTAGCGATCCCAAAACTCGCTTTACATATACCTCTACTACTAGCGATCCCAAAACTCGCTTTACATATacaactaccactactactaatagCGGTCCAATGGACGACATTTTCCATCAGTTCTTCGGCACCCACGGTAATTTTAATCACTTCTTTAATAActctgacgacgacgacgacgatgatgatgatgatgatgatattcatATGATGTGGAGAGGCATTGGTAGGCATCGAATGGGAGGTTTCAACTGTAATCACAAACACTATCACAGGGGGGgaaggcatcatcatcatcatcatcatcaggatcCTCCAATCTACCGGGACCTGTACGTGACTCTCGAAGAAATAGCTCAAGGAGTgatcaaaaagatgaaaatcaCGCGGAGTGTGTTTAGCGATGATGAAAAATATACcaccaagagagaagagaaaatattgaGCATTAACATTATGCCCGGTACAAAGGATGGTTTTGAGATCAAATTCGAAAGAATGGGAGACGAGTCGCCTGGCAAGGTCCCGGCTGATATCATTTTCGTTATTAGGGAAAAGCCTCACCCGGCATTTAAGAGAGACGGTACTAATTTGATCTATTCGGTCAAAATCCCCATCAGAGACGCCTGGTGTGGTACCAGCGTGTCTGTCCCTACTCTGGAAGGCCAAAGGGTTACACTCGAtgtcaaaaatataattatcacacCTCAGACGAAGAAGATACTCTCAGGATATGGTCTACCTTTTCTTGACAACCCTTCCAGAAAGG